In Vanrija pseudolonga chromosome 4, complete sequence, a single window of DNA contains:
- the kduD gene encoding 2-dehydro-3-deoxy-D-gluconate 5-dehydrogenase, with protein MPSYIEELFGLHGQTALVTGATRGIGQRLALALSKAGADLILVQRNNTNVETKTLIEKEGGPDGKGGKADIVVADLADAKSVSQLIPSVVASGRVLDIVVNCGGIQRRHPVEVFPDDDWNEVLQVNLNAVFAISRDAGKHMLETRGGVAGAPGKEYKRNGKIINISSLVAFQGGLNVVAYAAAKHGVQGIVKAFSNGWAAKGVNVNAIAPGYIATDMNEALIADPVRSRQILERIPAGRWGAPADFEGAIVFLASQASNYVDGECIVVDGGWMGR; from the exons ATGCCTTCCTACATCGAGGAGCTCTTCGGCCTCCACGGCCAGACCGCTCT GGTCACTGGTGCTACCCGCGGTATcggccagcgcctcgccctcgccctctccaAGGCGGGTGCCGACCTCATCCTCGTGCAGCGCAACAACACCAACGTCGAGACCAAGACGCTcatcgagaaggagggcggacccgacggcaagggcggcaaggccgacattgtcgttgccgacctcgccgatgCCAAGTCGGTCAGTCAGCTCATCCCCTCGGTCGTTGCCTcgggccgcgtcctcgacattgtcgtcaaCTGCGGTGGCATCCAGCGTCGTCACCCCGTCGAGGTGTTCCCCGACGATGACTGGAACGAGGTTCTCCAGGTCAACCTGAACGCCGTGTTCGCCATctcgcgcgacgccggcaagCACATGCTCGAGACTCGCGGCGGTGTCGCCGGTGCCCCGGGCAAGGAGTACAAGCGCAACGGCAAGATTATCAACATCTCGTCGCTGGTCGCGTTCCAGGGTGGCCTCAACGTCGTCGCCTacgccgctgccaagcaCGGTGTCCAGGGCATCGTCAAGGCCTTCTCCAACGGCTGGGCCGCTAAGGGCGTCAACGTCAACGCCATCGCCCCCGGATACATTGCGACCGACATGAACGAGGCGCTGATCGCCGACCCCGTCCGCTCGCGCCAGATCCTCGAGCGTATCCCCGCCGGACGATGgggcgcgcccgccgacttTGAGGGAGCcatcgtcttcctcgcgtcCCAGGCTTCCAACTATGTTGATGGAGAGTGTATCGTCGTTGACGGTGGATGGATGGGCCGATGA